The Lathyrus oleraceus cultivar Zhongwan6 chromosome 5, CAAS_Psat_ZW6_1.0, whole genome shotgun sequence genome includes the window TTCTGACTGAGGtttctgaagactctgaagattctgaagatactgaagaaCTCAAGATAGACTACTAACACTGTTAAGGTTCTGACCCAGggttctgaagtttctgaatgtagctctctacttcttcacttcatgcttaaatcatcttttatcagaagccaatgaatctgaagataagatcaaatagaaacgtaatcaaatagtacatagtacaaatcaaacaCCTTTCCATTACCTGATTTCATGGACAAGGACAGTATTATtcatcacacatgtcactgaaTATATGGGCAAAAGGACAGTACGTGGTATCATTCCTTTCTCATCCAATAGTGGACAACCTCTCAAGGAGCTttccccatttttccctccaacggtcaCATGCTTACTCTATATAAGTATGCATTGGATACTTGAAGAAAACGCTGAACTACACAATTATTTTGACAAGttatttttctttgtgaaaagctatcatcttttgtatacAGTGTTCTTTAAGTATTTATTATTAATTTGTGTAAATATGCTtttgtagaagcatcttgtaacacactaaatattcttcaaactatttgtttgaatccttaaggaggttatccttgatAAGACAAAGAAAGatgttctttgtgagtccttaaggagactaaggtttagttggatccttgagaagacaacgaaggttattctttgtgtttattatgatatgttgattataatggattaagtccttgtgtataaggcaaatcaccttggcgggtggactggattagCTTTAAGTTTCAAGGGAACCAGGATAAAAATCACtgtgtttttatctctttattattaacttgttagtggtatttttgttttggaaaaaacTTTTGCTTATAAAACCCAATTCAAGCCCCcattcttgtgtttttcacaccttcaattggtatcagagctccggttctgattgtgataaaaaaaattatcaaTACCAATCCAGTTGTGTGAGAACCAATGGTTGCCGTTAACGCTTCTAACGTTGTTAATAATGATAGAGATCATTACAGTGCTAAACCACctattttttatggtgaaaaattTGACTACTACAAAGACATAATAGAAAGTGTTTTTCTTGGctacgatgttgatctctgggatcttgtagtcgaAGGCTACGTTCATCAAATAAATGTTGAAGGAAATACTTTAGTAAGAAGTGTTATGTCTGATCAGCAGaagaaagacttcaaaaatcatcataaggccagaACCATATTGCTTAACGTTATCTCTTATAcggagtatgagaagataacaaacagagattctgccaaatccatttttgactcATGAGGGAAACGCTCAAGTAAAGGATACAAAGGctttggccttaatccagaaatatgaggctttcaaaatggaagatgataaaaatgttgaaaccatgttctcaaggtttcagatgcttgtcGCAGGGCTtaaggttctagacaaagggtatTCTACAACTGATCATGTTAAGAAAATTATCATAAGGCTTCCTAAAAAATGGAAACCTATGGTAACTGCATTGAAGCTGGTTAAGGATCTcaacaacatcagtcttgaagaacttgttatttatttaagAAGTTACGAGATTgagctagaagaagatgaacctcagaagagAGGTAAATTTGTAGCTCTAAATCCAAGCCTGAGAAGACTAGAGCATATCAAACTGAGGAAGAATCATAAGAATCTGgtgaagactcagaagatgatgatgagttgtctctAATCTCAGAGAGTCAACAAACTCTAGAAATACAGGCAAAGTGGTCAAGGGAAATTCAAAGGAGTCAGAAGGATTGTTGGTTGCTTCGAATCCTCATTTGGTCAAAAGAAGCAAACTTATGGAAAAGAAGTCATCTATTTCGAATGCAAGGAGCCATGCCACTACAAGAATGATTGTCCCAACCCGAAGAAGGACAGAAGGCCCAATAAGAACTTATCCAAAGTCAAGAAAAGGCcgatggctacctgggatgactcagaatctgaagaagaagattTTGACGAAGAAAAAGATGATGTTGAATTGATCGCAACTACTAAGGATCCTGTAAggccccaattttgaccctaagatccctcatttTATCTCATCATTAGCATTCGCTTCGGGTgcacaccttggcatcctccttacccctcattcattgggtttgtattgggagagatcaccaagcacatttgattgtatcatactttatttttcattatttactaaccaaaatgccaaaaatatttctatgcatatctttgtttcttttgtaggtagtgtgtacaTTCACCAATgctcatcaagctcatatctagggtttaagaccctcattcCCACATTCTATTTCaccaaacatcatttataccaaaaacacgtgcacacataaaaaagggctccctaggacactttgggtgttaacaccttccctctatgtaatcaacccccttacctgtaatctctggcattttattagttttgatttgaaaacctcttatctttgggttttgttcgtacttttcccttttcctttggaaataataaaagcgcggtgacgactctggttttattgacgtcaagtttatccatagcttgatggtcatgaatttaccgctacagatcCCACAAGCTCTAAGAAACCAGAAGACAAgtttttatcagaatcagaatccgactctgattctgaagaggtattctctaaTTTATCTCGTTCTAATATTGAAATTTGTCTTTCTGAAATGTaggaaaagtaccagagtcttcaaagaaaatacaaggaccttaaacaagttCAAGTAACTACTTCTGAAACTCAGAAAGAGCTTGAGAATAATATTTCCTATCTAAAcgaaaaagtattttctttagaaagtaataactctgctttgaaaagaaaaatttcaaaactagaggaggaaataactTTAGAAGCTTCTAGTACTGATTGCGTCATCATATATGACAGAGCATTCCAGTACTTTCTAACTAAAAGCATAGATATAAGCAAAATGGCTtccttgatctatggagttagcagaaatAGCAAGAAAGGTCTGGGTTGTACAGAAACTACAAAACCTGACGAAAGTCAGAAGGTCAAACCAAAACCTCTTTATGTGTATTTCGTGCCTACTGGCATTGAGTCTGATATTTCTGCACATACACAGAAGCATACTAAGGATGGGAACTTTGTTCTGgaacctaagtatcatgcacaaatctctcatgattatccttctgcCAAAAAACCCAAAGGtgtgagaaactctgggaaaactaacaaaagaggaccTAAAAAGTGGATACCTAAGGATAAAATCATTTATGTTGCATACACCCTTAACAACTCAGCtgagacaccaatcatggtacctggacagtggATGCTCGCAACACATGACGAGAATAAGGTCTATGTTCtaagatttggaacttaagcctggaggctTCGTTGGTTTCAGAGGAAACCAAAATGGGAAGATCATTGACTCTGGAACCATTGGTAAcggtaaacttccttctattactaatgttcttttagttaTTGGTCTAATGCATAATTTATTGTCCATTAgccaacttagtgacaatggttacgatatcatctttaatcaaaagtcttgtaaggctattagtcagaaagatggcacaatcctttttaatggaaagaggaaaaacaacatttataaaattagactttctgatcttgaagatcaaaatgtaCAATGTCTAATGTCTGTTATTGATGAGCAATGGGTCTGTCATAGACGTTTGGgtcatgttagcatgagaaggatttctcatCTAAATAAGCTTGAATTAGTCAAAGGTCTAACCAAACTGAAGTTTGCTTCatatgctctttgtgaagcatgtcagaaaggaaagttttctaaaacatctttcaaagataaaactgttgtttctacctctagaccgttagaacttctgcacattgatttgtttggaccagtgaaaactacttctatcaatggaaagaaatatgaattagtcattattgatgactacagtcgatggacatgggtaaagttattgaaacacaaggatgagtcacacTCTGTGTTTTCTACCTTCTGCTCACTAGTGTAAACAtaaatgaattgcaaaatagtcaaagtcagaagtgatcatggtggcgaatttgaaaataaatatttaGATTTAAACAGTATTTCTCATGATTTCtcttgtcctagaactccacGGAAAAATGGAGTTGTAAAAGGAAGAATAGGACGTTGCAAGAAATGGGccgcaccatgatccaagaaattgatatggctaagcatttctgggcAGAAGCAGCTAAcacaacgtgttatattcagaacagGATTTCTATCTGacctattctgggtaagactccttatgaattgtgaAAGAACAaaaagcccaacatttcttactttcatccttttggatgtcaatgctttatgtcaaacactaaagagaatcttggcaagtttgactctaaggcacaaaagtgtttactgttaggatattttgaatgctctaaaggctacagaaTATTTAATACAGAAACACGAATTGTTGAAGgatcaattcatgttagattcaatgataagcttgacccttaaaagtcaaagctagttgagaaatttgcagatctgaaGATCAACCTTTCAGGATCCAAAGATATCATCTATGGATAAAAAGACTCAAAAGGCAAAGCCAAAGAATCTGAAGAAACGACTCAACCAAAAGCAATCGTTGatccaactcatcagaagaagagtagatTAAGAACTTCTCATTCTGAAGAACTGATTCTGGGAGACAATAATGCTTCAGTCATaactagatcttcattcaaaccttttgaAGAAACTCATATAGGTTTGGTGTCTCTGATATAACCTACATCCATTAatgaagctcttctggataatgaatggattctggcCATGCAAGATAAACTGAATCAATTCACCAAAAACGCCGTATGagatcttgttcagaaaccaaaaggcttccatgtcattggaaccagatgggttttcagaaacaagctgaatgagaaaggcgaagttttcagaaacaaagctcgactatcTGGGAGTTAACACATAGGATTATGTGAGGGAGTTTGAAAAAAGCAGAGGGGCACGTGCTAGGTTTGAATTCCTAAAAAATTTATATACATATGAGATCCTTAGAACTTATGAGGCTATAGGAAATGACGAGTAGGTGGGCCTCCATAGAGTGTATGCTATGAGAACGTACCAACTATCTTTGGTTGGCACTCCAATTTTTATGGACAAGAGTGCCACTTATACAGACGTCGTCTACCTACGGTACTTCGAGGACTTCGAGCATATCCACGAGTACAACTGGGGGGCGCTTGTTTGGTTTACTTGTACTCAAAATTATCAGAGGGTTGTAGGTGGAAGACGAAACAGGTCTCTGGAAGCATCACACTACTGACGATAATATTTATTGGTCTTTTAATTTTTTGTGTCATTATCATTACATTTTTACAATGCCCTTACTAACGATTCGTGTGTTTCAACATTTTTCAAGCTTGGATCCTCCAGCACTTCCCGCGCATCTTCGACTGGTTGTGTGTATCAACTTACACTGATGATATGTCTTGTGTTTTTGCATTTGCCCCGCTCAGAAGGAACATGCGATAGACCCGTTCAGAGTGTATCTTGGCTACTTGGTTGTCGAGGATATGCATTTCAAAAGATATGTCGATCACCGTGAGATGCAGCCATTTGGCGATATAATGTTATACTTGGGATGGTGTGCTTACGCCTCACGTCTCATATTTCCTCATTTGCTTGAGTGCGTCATGCGATAGTTTGACTACACTGAGACTGTTCCCAGACACCCTATTGTCTCTGCTCCTCCTACTATGACACGTAGATAAATGAATGTCATTGATGATTATCTTAGTCATATGGTACTAGAGGAGACACAGAGTACCATAGCTTATAGCGATTGGAGCTATGTCGACGGGTACATCAGGTGgttcttcagggtgtcacatCTGTATATGGTGTATGATGCTCTAGGAGATTCTCTGAGGCCAGTACATCAAGAGATACTAGACGAAGATCAAACACAATTAGATCATGCTCATGATGTCTTGTCTAGATGTCGTCGCATAGTGGAGATTGCGCAGACAGGCGTTGACAGATGTATCTTCCTCGGTGGGTCTGAGGTGAGGCAGGTCCTAGATGCCATTATGACGGAGGCACGAGAGGCACTAATGTATCGAAGACAATGTCGGAGGACGGGAGTAGTAGACGCCGAGGAGTACGAGGAGGCAGAAGAGTTGTAGTCTGACATACACAGTAGTATATAGTAGTTGTACTTTTGATTCATTATgaattgtattttattttcaCTTCATTTCACTTTATCGTGTATTTCAACTTTATTTATATATGTCATATTTGGACCATCTGGATTTATGTATGTCATTTTTTGCATATCGACTCTATGGTTTAAATCTCATCACATAATATGGTTCTTAACATTTATAAATCATCACTTTCATATGCATAACCATAAAACAAACATAACTTGTACTATTCTGATAGGGTACGAAGATGAATCTTCGTAAATCCTAAACAAAGATGCATCTTCGAAAcaataaatatataaaatatcTTATAGAATGGAATTCGTAGGGTATAGTTTAAAATATTTTGAAGATATATCTCCAAATTAATTAACGTTTTGATTTTAACAAAATACGGCTGAAGATACATATTCAAAAATGGATTGATATTTTAGATTTTTCATAAAATATTGATCAACctaaataagaaaattttcaaaatttataCTTTAAACAAATGAACATCTTACATACGACAAGGACCACCACTATATATTCGTTtaagaaaagaagaagaaaaaagatAATACGACAACAATAATTTTGCATTACGAATAACGAAGTTAAAAGCTTtgatttccatcacaaaaataaaaaataaaaaacaacacAAAAAATGAAAACGACATATAATATAACCTATACTCGTTGCTAACCGCGTTTCATCAACACCGTTGAACGTGTGAAAAAGCAATCGATTATAACTAAATTGAGAAATTGAGAAAAACGCAGTGGAAGAAGTTTAATAAATACTTTATATCATGAAAAATGTTACCATAAATAAAAGAATGAAATGATACTGTGGATCTTGCCATGGCTGATCTTCTTTCTCTTTCATCTTTTCTCTTCTCAATCACCATCTACTTCCTCTCTTCCTCCCAAGATCTCTTCTCCGTTAATGGCCAATTTATCAACAATTTCACTAGATATTCCGTTACACAAATCAACTACGATCTCTATCACTCCAGGTTTCACTCTCTTCTGTTCAATCTCTCATCTATCTTCCTAACTTATTGGAATCACCGTTTTTTCAATTTCACAATTCAATTATGCATATCGATGTTCCTTTCGCAGTTTAGATCACGTTTTTAGTTATAGTTAAATTCAGTTACGATTTTGTTGAATGAATCTCAATCTGCAGCATATTAGTTTCTGTAGTTAAAATTCAGTTACGATTCTGTTGAATGAATCTCAATCTGTAGTATATTAGTTTCTATAGTTAAAATTCAGTTACGATTTTGTTGAATGAATCTCAATCTGTAGTATAGTTTCTATAGTTAAAATTCAGTTACGGTTTTGTTGTATGAATCTCAATCTGTATTATATTAGTTTCTATAGTTAAAATTCAGTTAAGATTTTGTTGTATGAATCTCAATCTGTAGTATATTAGTTTATATAGTTAAAATTCAGTTACGATTTTGTTGAATGAATCTCAATCTGTAGTATATTAGTTTTCCTTGCCTTGTGTAGGAACTGATTTACAATTCGTTATAataatttgaaaataaaaacTAAATGTAATAACAAGTGTCTGTGTTGATTCTGGTTAGTGTCACACCTTTTTTCAGAGGTCTCGGTGGTGTTACAGTGACAATTCGTTTATATTGTGTCTTTTTTACCTTGCTTGATTTCTTAATTGTTGCGCTTTCTGGAATGTTTTGATATTCTTCTTGTGCTTATTACGAGCTTTAATTTTATGGTTGTATTTATAATTACTTGATTTGTTCTGTAATTTTGTGAAATTGCTTATTTGTTTGTTGTTGTGGAATTCTGCAGTCGAAAATTGATGGATGAGATCAAGGACTTGGTACATCGTCATCCGGATAAGCTCTCTGTGAGTAGTCAATGATGTATTTAGATTTGGCTACTGTGTGTTTTGGTATTTGAGTATACATAGTTCTTATCCTCGATGTTTCAACGTAGATGGAGACAGTTAAAGCTAGAAACAAAGGCTATGGTGCTGAGATTGCGGTGGTTACTTATTGTAAGGGAAAGAAAGATACTGCCGAGAGGCCAAAGATTCGGATCCTTCTTGTAAGATTTCTATGTTCATTGGTATTAAACTATTAATTATAGGCTTTCATGCTAGGAGTTGTTTAATGTTGGAAACAGTTGTATGTTAATATCCACAAGTGATGAAGTTGTGATACTATAATTAGAATATGGTGTTGTTTTACACAAAGCTGTAATTTGGCATGTAGTGGATAGTTTTCTCAAATTGGTTATTCTGGTTTTTTTGACAGATGATTCATTGTCTTCCAGAGTTTTGGACAGCATGGAAGGGAGCTGATTACCTCAGAACTTGCTTTAAAGATTTTGTCCATTCTTACTGAAGAACAATTTCTACCTGGCTTGAATAAAGCTTCCTTAAACAGTACACTCGACCAGCTTGTAATAAAGGTAAGTGAAATTTCTGCCATAAGTATGCAAGAATCATGAAATTCATTGTGGAATTGGGCTCTAACTATCAACGTGCTAATGAAGTTCCATAATCATATATGTGGAGTATTACAACTATGTCCCAATTGTTTCACATTTGATTTTGGGTGTATATTTAAGTTTTAAAATTAGGAACTACTTTTTTATAAATGTAAGAAAAAAATATGAGTTATGTGCATTTGTGGAATAATAGAATTAACAGGAGAGATTGGTATCTTCATAATGTTGGTGTTAATTATTTATAGGTGATTCCTATGGAAAACTTCAATGGCCGCAAGCGTGTTGAGGCTGGAGATCTCTGTGAGAGAAGAAATGGTATTGTATTTATCCTGTATGATACTTAGGACAGTAGTTACTAGTTTTGAAATTCCTGAAGTGTATATTATGTGGCAGGCAGAGGAGTTGATCTCAACCGTAATTGGAGTGTAGATTGGGGCAAAAAGGAAAAGGTCTGTTACATGTTTTCAATCTCTGTGGTGGTACTgtaaaattttatttattaatgGTGTTTTTACTGCGTTCATTTCCGACTTGTACCTTTTAGTTAGAGATAGCAATAAAATGTGATCCTAGAAGAGGCTTTAGCTAGATTACACTTCTCATTCTTCTTGCTATCTGTTTGTCAATCTATGCACTGGCCTTTCTTTTCCAGCAAAATGGCAAattgtttaatttttttttttttaagctTTTTATTCATTTGCATTATTGTTCAAAACAATAGGATTATGATCCCTATGAGGAGAATCCCGGAATTGCCCCATTTAGTGAGCCTGAAAGTCAAATTATGAGGAAActtgccatatcttttgaaccacATATATGGGTGAATGTGCACTCTGGAATGAAGGTAAGCTATTTCACtttgaaaaataaaatgattGCTCCCTTGTGTTTCTTATCTATTTTGTGCTATAAATCCAGATGCACATTATATAAACCCAAGCAGGAGTTAGAATTTTCAATTTAATTGCTGATAGATAATCTAGTAGATTATATTTACCCTTTTCAACTTTATCAATGATATTTCTTTATGGGATGCTAATCctaatttttatttgtttttgttaAACTTATAAAAAAGCAAGTTTACCAATATACAACAATTATGCCTTATGCCACTAAGTGGGGTTGGCTACATAGATCAACTTTCATCATGATGTTCTATCGAGAATCATATTTCTATCCAAATCATTAATCTCGAGATTTTTTTAATAACTTCTCTAATAGTCTTTATAGGTCTTCCCCTTCCTCTAATTGTTTGTCTTCACTTTATCGGGTCTATTCTCCTTACTACAGAATTTACCGGTCTTCTCTCTATATTCCCAAATCCCCTAAGTCTATTTTCCACAATTTTCTACACTATAGGCGCTACCCCGACAGTGCGTGGCACCAGTTCGGATACGTACCCAATATCCGGTACGGGTATAAAATACGacattttaaaaaaattaagGTACGGGTGCATCATTGTAATTTCTTTAAAATATAATTGTAAATATAACATAAAATAGTTATATTGTGAAAAAAATTATAAGAAAGaattataatgttaaatgataACAAAACATCAAAATTAAAAAGTATTTTGTTCAAAAAAGTCAAGATCAATAACATAAAAAAAATCACATTTGAAACATGCCAATAATTCATGAAGTCAAAGGCTGAAATCTGAAAATTGCATGGCTGCGACTTAGGCAGAAAAAAAGTGTAAGATTATATAGAATTGGTTTTTTACTTCTACTTTTATAAATAAATTGAAAACTTAAATTTGAATCACTAAAATAGCCTGAAACTGTATAGACCGAAGAAAAAAAAAACTACGTTTTTTTATGGGTACCAACGTTCGTACcaaacatgattttttttttttaaaaagggTACGGAATTGGTACGTACCATGCGCATACCGTACGCGTACTGGTATCCGGTACTGGTATTTTGCTTTAAACGGTGTACCCGTGCTTTATAGGGCCGACACTCTCTAATATTTTCATTTCTAATTCTATCATGTCTAGTCTTATCACACATCCACCGCAGCATCCTCATTTCTGATACACTTACTTTATTCTCGTGTTGATTTTTAACCGTTCAATATTTTGTCCCGTACAAAATTACAGGTCTTACTGCTGTCCGATAAAACTTTCCCTTCAACATTTAGCGGTACCTTTGCATCACATAAAACACCTGATGGCCTTCTCCATTTCAACCACTCAGCTTGAATTTGATGGTTTACATCCCCTTCTATTTCTCCATCATTTTATATTATGGGCCTAAGATATTTAAACCGTGTTACTTGCAGGAGAATATGGTCTCCAAATTTCACCTCTAGGTTAGAAACGTTTCTTCTTTTGTTGAACTTACATTCCATATACTCCGTCTTACTTCTACTTAGGCGAAAATCATGTGTTTCTAAAGCTCGTCTCCAAGTTTCCAGCCTCTCATTTAAATCCTTCTTCGACTCTCCAAGAAGAACTATATTATCGGCAAAAAGCATGCATC containing:
- the LOC127086083 gene encoding uncharacterized protein LOC127086083 isoform X1, translated to MADLLSLSSFLFSITIYFLSSSQDLFSVNGQFINNFTRYSVTQINYDLYHSSRKLMDEIKDLVHRHPDKLSMETVKARNKGYGAEIAVVTYCKGKKDTAERPKIRILLSFGQHGRELITSELALKILSILTEEQFLPGLNKASLNSTLDQLVIKVIPMENFNGRKRVEAGDLCERRNGRGVDLNRNWSVDWGKKEKDYDPYEENPGIAPFSEPESQIMRKLAISFEPHIWVNVHSGMKALFMPYDHKNTTPDGLPLQRMKSLLEEVNQLHCEKRCVIGSGGGSVGYFAHGTATDFMYDVVRVPLAFTFEIYGDATAASNDCFKMFNPTDRDSYNVCYLKTSLQLSLHSFQVYSRVVSYSFQTVLEDWSAAFFTVFKLGPHQLGEIQSKASVVKLDKLVSIDEYLDGYLMERRNRYGKKMEVLELGMQEIRTYYRLFLLSSVLLLCMFCSRISKTKTKGSRPIVSAIPL
- the LOC127086083 gene encoding uncharacterized protein LOC127086083 isoform X2, which produces MADLLSLSSFLFSITIYFLSSSQDLFSVNGQFINNFTRYSVTQINYDLYHSSRKLMDEIKDLVHRHPDKLSMETVKARNKGYGAEIAVVTYCKGKKDTAERPKIRILLSFGQHGRELITSELALKILSILTEEQFLPGLNKASLNSTLDQLVIKVIPMENFNGRKRVEAGDLCERRNGRGVDLNRNWSVDWGKKEKDYDPYEENPGIAPFSEPESQIMRKLAISFEPHIWVNVHSGMKALFMPYDHKNTTPDGLPLQRMKSLLEEVNQLHCEKRCVIGSGGGSVGYFAHGTATDFMYDVVRVPLAFTFEIYGDATAASNDCFKMFNPTDRDSYNTVLEDWSAAFFTVFKLGPHQLGEIQSKASVVKLDKLVSIDEYLDGYLMERRNRYGKKMEVLELGMQEIRTYYRLFLLSSVLLLCMFCSRISKTKTKGSRPIVSAIPL